One genomic segment of Candidatus Ozemobacteraceae bacterium includes these proteins:
- the trmB gene encoding tRNA (guanosine(46)-N7)-methyltransferase TrmB, whose product MRVPKLERYRQLATFPNFLEPPVKKLLETPFELSGKWNDAFFRRPAPLVLEMGCGWGDFSLGLARRFPGRNILGLDVKGGRIWRGAATALAEGLKNVGFIRIEGEALDRLFAPGELDDIWVTFPTPYLRKPEKMLISPTFLARYRKLLPSEGLLHLKTDVHPLAEYARNLWPLCGFRILDAELPVEGRLNAETAHEAIDTKFQIRAVEKNKSIYYIKAAPTSGEIAPIPESLLRLPWSR is encoded by the coding sequence ATGCGCGTTCCAAAACTCGAACGATATCGACAGCTGGCGACGTTTCCGAATTTTCTCGAACCCCCGGTGAAAAAACTTCTGGAAACGCCGTTCGAGCTTTCGGGGAAATGGAACGACGCTTTTTTCCGGCGACCGGCGCCGCTCGTCCTCGAGATGGGCTGCGGATGGGGCGATTTCTCGCTCGGTCTCGCCAGGCGCTTTCCCGGTCGCAACATCCTCGGTCTCGACGTCAAGGGCGGCAGAATCTGGCGCGGCGCCGCGACGGCCCTGGCGGAGGGACTGAAAAACGTGGGTTTCATCCGCATCGAGGGCGAAGCCCTGGACCGCCTGTTCGCCCCGGGCGAACTCGATGACATCTGGGTCACGTTCCCGACGCCCTATCTGCGAAAGCCTGAAAAAATGCTGATTTCCCCGACCTTCCTCGCCAGATACCGCAAACTGCTCCCGAGCGAGGGGCTCCTCCATCTGAAAACCGACGTGCATCCCCTGGCGGAGTATGCCCGCAACCTCTGGCCTCTCTGCGGATTCCGCATCCTGGATGCGGAGCTGCCCGTGGAAGGTCGTCTGAATGCTGAAACGGCGCACGAGGCAATCGACACGAAATTTCAGATCCGGGCCGTCGAAAAGAATAAAAGTATATACTATATCAAAGCGGCTCCGACATCCGGTGAGATCGCCCCGATTCCGGAATCCCTGCTCCGCCTCCCCTGGTCCCGATGA
- the floA gene encoding flotillin-like protein FloA (flotillin-like protein involved in membrane lipid rafts), with amino-acid sequence MEGFVVLIIIGGLIGFFVLTYFVPVGLWVSALASGVPVGLFDLIGMRLRGVSPYQIINPAITAIKGGLDVALQALESHYLAGGNVQKVVSALISAQRAGIPLSFKQATAIDLAGRDVLDAVRNCVKPKVITTPEVSAMAKNGIQVKAIARITVKTDINKLIGGATEETILARVGEGIVTTIGSAESHKEILENPDRISKTVQEKGLDAKTAFEILSIDIADVDIGNNIGAKLQIDQAEADMKIAQAKAAERRAIAEAKEQEMRALEQEMRAKLVESEAQVPQAVASALSDGNIGILDYYTLKNINSDTEMRKSFSQMVDVPVIPNK; translated from the coding sequence GTGGAAGGCTTCGTCGTATTGATCATCATCGGTGGTCTGATCGGTTTCTTCGTTCTCACTTACTTCGTTCCGGTCGGCCTCTGGGTCAGCGCTCTCGCCTCCGGCGTTCCGGTCGGCCTGTTCGATCTGATCGGCATGCGCCTCCGCGGCGTTTCTCCCTACCAGATCATCAACCCGGCCATCACCGCCATCAAGGGCGGTCTCGACGTGGCCCTGCAGGCGCTCGAATCGCACTACCTGGCCGGCGGCAACGTTCAGAAGGTCGTTTCGGCCCTGATTTCGGCCCAGCGCGCCGGCATACCGCTGAGCTTCAAGCAGGCCACGGCAATCGACCTGGCCGGTCGCGACGTGCTCGACGCGGTCCGCAACTGCGTCAAGCCGAAGGTCATCACGACCCCCGAAGTCTCGGCCATGGCGAAGAACGGCATTCAGGTCAAGGCCATCGCCCGCATCACCGTGAAAACCGACATCAACAAGCTGATCGGCGGCGCCACCGAAGAGACGATTCTCGCCCGCGTCGGCGAAGGCATCGTCACGACGATCGGCTCGGCCGAGTCGCACAAAGAAATCCTCGAGAACCCCGACCGCATCTCCAAGACGGTCCAGGAAAAGGGCCTCGACGCGAAGACCGCGTTCGAAATCCTCTCGATCGACATCGCCGACGTCGATATCGGCAACAACATCGGCGCCAAGCTGCAAATCGACCAGGCCGAGGCCGATATGAAGATCGCCCAGGCCAAGGCCGCCGAACGCCGCGCCATCGCCGAAGCCAAGGAGCAGGAAATGCGCGCCCTCGAGCAGGAGATGCGGGCGAAGCTCGTCGAGTCCGAGGCGCAGGTCCCGCAGGCCGTCGCATCGGCCCTGTCGGACGGCAACATCGGCATTCTCGATTATTATACGTTGAAGAATATCAACTCCGACACCGAGATGCGAAAATCCTTCTCGCAGATGGTCGACGTGCCGGTCA